cgttaatagatgtattttataacttaaaaatgggaccgatgctaacgtgttaccaTGTCTATgccgttttcagtgttaaagtttgcattaagctgttgcagctgacaaaacatttgtgtgcttttgttttctgtttaataattcatggctcagcatttgtcgtAAAAtaatcaaatgtattacaaattgttgtatttttttaatttttatttatttatatattattaataatagcaacaacaataatagtaataataaccagtaatgctacaattctagagaaagaaacaaaagaacctgattaagcacaacagaaaagataaatccaactaacaatgaacataaatataagtgttttcctgtgaacacctagtggctCTTACACCTcccacttcacccctgttttacttaagtttaatgacaatttgtttcagtcaaacctcatctaagctgtgtttttacacaagaaaaaaaatgcaattaactgcacatttgtgtcttttttcatgaaattatgtttttaaagatcacataattacactttagtcaggcctttaaaatacctttgtggactcttgctgtaatatgttgtcagtggttgagatagttgctgtaggcatctaaaaatgctcataatcgggtgaaacctgatagaaatctctttgtggtgtgtcggtgatatatatgtgcaaaataacacaaaacactattccaggtatgtttttgatgagaatataacataactttgttacaagctcaaacactGATgctgcgtgataaaggccttttaataataactcagttaaataaataatggcaaaactcaagttaaaaaaaaaacaaaactattaaTCGAAAAAAGtaatcgaccgatgaattgataactaaaataatcattagttgcagccctagtgtttaggctgaaataaaatgtctttcctaaaaaaaaaatcaaagtccggatttcaaaaaagaagagaaaaaaaggacagggaaagaaaactaaatgagggaaagcagctgctaaccaaattctttgaaaagagaggtgagcttgaaagctagctatattgagttggggggtctgggggaccaaattgcaccattttctaggaTTTgccaaaaaactcctgtaacagtggaatgtgccgttcatttccaaagtaaacgctttgttgatccgggacgtcgtctgactaccacagaaatggcagaagagtttgacatcagcactttttcggcatgaaaagacgtgcggaggacttcgcgcttcgggacggaggcgcagggcacagaacaaaaagcaacgccgtgatgaagcctcacaggacatgttctggcatgtccagctcatccacagtttctcggatagtcacacgactgaaaagccaccgaaagccatctgaattttacgaatggtgcaagagctgggcatgttaggggttgtcctgtgagaccaacacggaggtgctttcgtcctgtgccatgagcggctccgtggcaaatttctctgctcctctttccattacaaaaactcctgtaacagtggaatgtgctgaaaaagtgctatgtccagctgtcttgccatttctctggtagtcagacgacgtcccggatcaacaaagcgttcactttggaaaagaTCTGGtcttttgagcctgtcgatcgccgctcggtgcgcgacGCAccatccgctgctgtgggccgtctttaatccagttgtaattgtccttaatctgtgtgatccgcataagatcttcaccgaaagccatctgaattttccaaatggtttccacctggctgtctctcacactttctgaaaaaattttgataaagcaaagcagcagtcgatcagccaatttcctgaaaatgaaaatttgacgagggggctggaccactcctcccacaaggcgtgctcacaggcgaatgacacaaccgacaggcgtgaaaaaactcacgcatgcacacgaaggttcaagcttggctgatgcaatcacacatgattcaaatccatatagtttttccaaaaaataaaaaggtcggatagttttctaacagaccttgtatgtatgtatgtatgtatgtatataattttttttttttttcttctctctccatCACTGCCCACTTTGACCGTTGCCTCCCCTCCAGATCCAGAGTGGCAGCCTGGATTACCAGTCAGGGCTGGAGAAGCAACATCCCCGTTGCAGACGCTGTGCTGGAAGCCTGGAAACCCATCAGCAGCATCCAAGACATGCTGACATCAAAGCACATCCGGCGCCTCGTCAGCAACCAGAAGTGGAAGGGGCTTGCCATTGAAGACATTAAGGGCAAGGGCAAAGGTGTGGTTGCTGCCAGGTGAGGTGGTCTGACTACCACGGTTGGATAATCAcaggtccgggggggggggggggtgatccatGGCAACACCAAAGAAGAGGAGACTGGCTACATGTTTTTCTATACAAAGGATGGTCAGAGGATATGCTTTGACGCCCATGCAACCCTGATCTTCAGACTTATGGGAGGATGATCAACCATTCcagaaacaaggtcaacgtcagaCCTCAGCTATTCACACTGGACTTTGATGGAAACGTGAGAGATGTCATGCTCTTCCTGGCAGTGAAAGGACATCGAGGAAGGCAAAGAAATTCTTTTTGATTATGGAGTGCAAAGACACTCGTTCTGTGGGGAAGACCAGGACATGACATTGCTTCTCCTTCCTTTCACACTGGGACACCTGTTTAAATGGACACAGATTTCAATATTTCTCAAGAGCAATATGTAACTATAGTGTGAAATCATGGTGAAGTCAGTTCATAacagtttgtatttttttttaaatatggacaCAGATTTCAATGTCAACATCACTGTAAAGATGATCTGTTTTGCAAATCCAGTTTAAATAAATGCTGTTGTGATTTTAGCATATCTTGCGTTTGTGTACTTAAAGAGGGGAAGTCTGATTTTTAAGTTGATCAAACACTCCAGACCACGTTGTGTTTTGGAAAGTCTGATGGCAGCAAGTCAATTTGGTTTTTAACTGTGTTAAAGGACTCCACATTGGTAAATGATTTGTCCTTCAGACACTGACTTTCACAGTTTAATTTGAGCACAAACACAGCTTTGATTTGTAGTTTTACACAGTCAGTGTTAAATGCATGTGTTTCCTACCTGGTCATTCTGGTTTTGGATGCTGTCTGACTTGGTCACTCATTTATGTACAGTTTAAAGGGTACAGACATTCCAGTTTGGAATGCCAAACTggaataaaagcctggagaaggatCCAGGTCCTGTTGATGGGATGGTTTCTGCACTGGGTACATCACAGGAACACCAGTAAATGGTTTTTGAGTCCTGACTGAAGACCCGGATGAAGATAAGAGTTCAGCATATCTGTAAATATATTGTTGTGGTTCACTCAGTGGCCTGTTTCATTGTGGTTTTTGGTATTGTCTTGTTCTTGGGTTTTTAGTTGAtggttaactatttttatattctgTATGTACTCAGTAGTTTCTTTCCTTACATTTTGTGTATGTGTTCATTTAGTCTTATGTTCAGTAGAGGTTTGTCTGTTCTTCCTTTGGTGGTCTGGTCCCTCTTGTTCCACTTTCATCTGCCCTGTCAGCATTTGTCTTCTATTTGTCCTCCACAGGTTTTGATATTGCTTTCCTGTGTTAAttctatttttgtgtgtgtgtgtgtgtgtgtgtgtgtgtgtgtgtgtgtgtgtgtgtgtgtgtgtgtgtgtgtgtgtgtgtgtgtgtgtgtgtgtgtgtgtgtaacagaaaGTAAATTGTCAGTCATTGAATGTGATCAAAGCTTGCTCCAGTTTCTCCTAACTCTTCTTTTAACTTGCAGTCTTTACACACTTGATGGACAACCTGTTAAATCTGTGACGGAGTTGAAGTTTGACAGCTGTTACGTTGCTGTTAGTAAGGGGAAGTTTAAACCTGTTCAGTACTTCAGCAAGAAATGTGACTGGAACAAATGGTAGGgcagtaaataaatacatttttaaaaaatgtaataaatacatTCTATTTGTATTCACATGTGAATCTActgtgaaatcattttttaattccCATATTGATCTTCCTCCCCACAGTAAAGAGAAACAATTTGTTCAAGCAGTACGTCATAAAGAAGACGTGAGTTCACTTTCTTCTGTGCAGGTTGTTTAGTTACAAAGATTTTCTCCCAtaaatttcttctttcacagctaAAAAGTGCATGTTTGCACAAGAAGAATGTCAGTTAACATTTAGCACATATGAAACTTTAAGTGCACGTTCAAAATGGATTATTCTTTATTTCCTGTTGTGGCTtatcatttttttaaacagctTCTTAAATCTTTTCAGATTAAACCTGTTGTTCAGACCAAAACCGAGGCGACTGGTAAAAATGAGAGAAATCCAAAAATAGAGTATTTCACCATCGAGTAAGTCCAGACTTTCAGATGGATAATTACTTATCCTGAATGTGAATTTTGTGTGAGTATTtgtctcactctctgtttcttCACTCTGCAGTGTTTTCACCAATGGAGAGCCTCTAATTCCTTCAGTGCCTGTAAAAATTCCAAAGACGGCTCTGAAGTCAATGGACAACGTCTGCAGCGTGGTGGGATCCATGATGTGCTCTCATGCTGGAGTGAAGAGGTACAACACCAACACACTGTAAATCACGTGCACAGTGCACCAACTGTGAAAGTGTATCAAATCAAAATTAATCATTTATAAATACTTGCAATTTAGAGTCAGAATTGCAATCATCaagtttcttctttctttcttttctttttattttcaggCTTTACACACTTGATGGACAGCTTGTGAAAGATCCACAAGACTTGAAGAACGATGGAaaatatgttgctgttaccagtgGAAGGTTTAAACCTGCCGACTACTTCCAGCCAGTCCGAGTGCCCCtgaagaaaaagtgcaaaaataaatggtttgacaaaaatatatgattaaaaaaatacattttatttgtattcacatgtgattcaaatataAAATAACCTTTTTTTAAACTTGCCATTTTGTTCTCCCTACAGTGAAGAAACTCCACCTGCTGTTCAGGCGACACGTCACAAAAAACAAGTGGTGAGTTCAGCTTCTAATGTacagtttattaatttttttaaaacataaatatcttTTATCACAGACAAAAAACCTGTCTGTTTGCACACAGATTCCTATTAATATTTCCTgagggggtgggggtgcagtTTGTTATGAAGCAGGAATTATTGTCTGCAGAAAGCATTGACTTATTAGTTCCACTTTTGACTGGTCTACTGGTTCAAGTGCATTGAGCCTCATTGACAGTTTGGACAGATCACACCACATCTGGGAAACTTTACTGacttaaaaaaagttatttatattgCTGCTACCACAATTGTAACAATTTCTATTGTAAAACGGAGGCAGTGAAAACTGAAACAAGCTGAAAACAATTTACACAAAGATTTATTTTGGATTTAGTTATTTGCAAAAACCAATACAAAACTACTGAACAGTGGAAGATGAGAGATCGTGTTTACTTTTTCTGCAGGATGACAAGATCAAGGAGAAGAAGGATGACATTTGGATACATCCCCCAAGTTCCAAACTGTCCTCCCCCCATCAGTCAGATGTGGAGACGTCTTCACCTGCATTGTCTAACAAAGATGTAAGTGCACTCACTACGAGTTTCATGCTCTGTATTTTCTGTCACATAAGTTGCAACAGTTTGAGCTCAGACCAGAAAGAAACACTGCAAATATGCAGCACATACAGATACATGGACTGTTCATCATGTAGAAATAGTTTGAGTGAATGTAGCTGTACAGCTTCAAATATtacatatacataaatacatGCAGAAAGAGAACACATGACTAAGAAGTGAGTTTTTCAGCAGAGATGCACAACAGCATGTATTCAGATTTGATACCATTTCTTCTGGTTAAGTTCTGATGCTCCTAATTTTACAACCAACACTGAAAAGTCAAAAAGAAGAATTAGGAAACGTGCacctgattgttttttgtttctctGGCTAGGTTGCTGAATCTGGTTGTCAAGAAGAACCTGACATCCAAGAATCAGAGCAAATAAAGAAGAACATTGTTAAACAGCAGAAGATCTGCCCACCAACATGTAAGTAGAGTTCTGCAGAAGAAACCTGCTAGATTTTGGATGCAGTGGTGACATCACGTGTAgtgctgcatatgtgtgcacagaCATGATGGGTGTAATAGATGCCAGACTTGGTCCTAGTGTGCACTGGAAACACAAAGTCTCCAAGTCGCTGTTTAAACTTTCAAATGTCTTTGAAAGATTGCAGTTCTGTTCTTTAGGGTTTACAACCAACGTGACACCGAACACCATCAAAGAAGCTTTCAAGTGCTTTGTTCAAAATGTATCTAAAATCTTTGAttggtattcattcattcattttctacgacTTATCCGGGTCCAGGTCATGGACCTCATAGGTCAtgcttagccatctttgaatttgtccaaggtctgtgtcccaagaatgctccctgtgaactgGACTTATGTTaagcacagacggacagatggatgcacagccttcgcaatacccgatggccatattttggcctcgggtaaaaattagTTCCATATTCCTTGATTATTTGGTCTTAACTACCATTCTTGAGTGTTAGCTGCCCCCTTCTTTCTCTTGTGACCTCTTTTTAAATGTGTCTCCTGTATTCTTCACCATTTTATTCatgtgacctttgatttttttctcctcatctcCTCCCCTTTTTCCATCTCACTGTTTCTCTTTCTGCCTCCTCAGATTCAGAGAAGGTCATCATTCAGATGCTGCAGCAATGCTATAAGGTTTATGACCCAGAAAGTAGCATCATATATAAGGAGAGGACACAGACGTTGCTGAGCCAAATTCAAGATTACATCATGGACAACGAATACGTCTTGTCAGAATGCATGTACCCAGAGATCGTGAACATGGTCAGTACAGCTGATGATTATAAATTTAGTGATTGGTTGATGGAGCCAAAGGCTGAACACTGCATTTGTGTGCAGCTATCATTCAAAATGGTTTTCATAAAGATTGCACCATCATCTGTAGTGACACACGCCCTCTGCTCCTCTGACTGAGGATCACCTCAAACTCATTTAGAAACCAAACGAGTTCTGTCTGATTGTTGTATATTTTTGTCAGTTGAATATTGagaaataattttgatctttttttttctcagtgttcTTCACACATGTTCAGGGCGTTGAATCGACCCTCCAATCCTCCTGCTGCAGCGTTTGCTTCAGATGATGAAAAACCCAAGCTGGATCCTGCATGGCCACACATTGAGGTTGATTACTCTGATACAAATTTTAATACTTTAAGTTTCTGCAATATATCCATAAATGTACTACTGAGCAAATGATATGATAAGAAGCTTAAAGTAGATCAAATTCAAATGAGGAGGACCTCAGACCTTCACTGGATTatgctttcaaaattcaaatttttcagtttagaatgtaaatatacacTGACTGGCCACTTCATAAGGTACACCTTCCCAGTATCGGGTTAGATTCATTTTTGTCTTCAGAACAGCTTAAATACTTTGTGCCGTATGTTCAACAAATGTACTGTACAGGAGTGAAATGATACATTTGCTCCATGATTTGATACATATTGACATCACTGTTCTCACTAATTATGTTTGAACtttaaaaatgtaaattattcttaagtataaattgtaatcctttatgttatctgtttattattattatgttatattATATAAACATCAGGCACTCTGACACTGGTGTTTTTCATTTAATTCCCAGAATTCATTCTTTTGTCTTTGTATGTTTCTCTTGCAGCTGATCTATGATTTTTTCAAGACGTTTTTAGAAGCTCCAAGCTTTCAGGCGGAGATTGCTAAGAAATACATTGGCAAGGAATTTGTCACACAGGTATGAACGGCATATTATCACATCTTTGTGTGTTATATTTGCATGAAAAACAAACAGCTCTTTGTCAACGAGAGCTAATGGAGTCACTAGTGTTTGATGATTCTGATACACTGGTAGCAAAATGAAGGCTTAAGTCTCCAGCATCCTGTCATAGTTTATGGTTGTGAGGCTTTGATGCTAATCTGTGACTTGAAGTGGtgactgtacaacccctggcaaaaattatggaatcaccggcctcggaggatgttcattcagttgtttaattttgtagaaaaaaagcagatcacagacatgacacaaaactaaagtcatttcaaatggcaactttctggctttaagaaacactataagaaatcaggaaaaaaaaattgtggcagtcagtaacagttacttttttagaccaagcagagggaaaaaaatatggactcactcaattctgaggaataaattatggaatcatcctgtaaattttcatccccaaaactaacacctgcatcaaatcagatctgctcgttagtctgcatctaaaaaggagtgatcacaccttggagagctgttgcaccaagtggactgacatgaatcatggctccaacacaatgaacatcctctgaggccggtgattccataatttttgccaggggtgtctttggaggatctttggctTCTCAATGGAACGAAAGTCATGTTGAAGCATGCATCAGAGACAGTAACAGAAGAACTGCTTGAATGTTTGAAGAACAAAAGGAAAAGATCTGATTTACACTGAGTCATGTATTTATTGTACATTTATGAACATCAGTGCTTTGATTGCTGCTACTGCTGTGTATTTTATTCTTACAAGTTTGTTCCAAAGCAACAAAGAATGACTGGTTTTAATAACATGTTTCAACTAATCAGTAACTTTTCTTGCATTGCAGCTCTTACAACAGTTTGCCAGTGAAGATCCCAGAGAGAGGACGTGCCTCACGGTTGTGTTCTGTTCAGTCTATCTTGCGTTCGAAGACCTCCAAGAGTACATGTTTCATGGGATTTGTGACATTTTCTTTCGGTCAGTGCTGCAGTGCTCGTTTTTCAAACAGGCTGAAATGACGACATGAATGATTTGTCTTGTTGATCAATGCTAAAATGTTTCTATGTCTTTGTTTTCAAAGGTTTGTGCATGAGAATGGGCAGCCCACTGGTATTACTGATCTCCTGGAACTCATTCAAATGTATAGTGTTCTTTTCAGAAACaattttttgtctattttgtTGCTTACCAACCATTTATTCAAGCCtaacatgttttttaaaaatcagacacactgatcttttttttttccttctataATCCACAGTATCACCAAACAAATAACGCCTCCATTGTGTGAAGATGACAGGATTTTCTTCTGCTGGGTTTTAGTGCCCCTGCACAAACCAAAAACACTCTGGCTCTACCATCAACAGGTAATATATGCAGGAAATCCTTTTGAAAATGACTGTCATTTGAATGTAAAGAGAATTGtataacatttaaaaatacatttacacattaattttttttaattaatgtagaAAAAAACCTTATGTCATGTCTGTCCCTTCACATCTCCGCTGCTTTAAATGGTCTGACACTCAGTGTTTTATGTATTTTGCAGCTCGTTGAGTGTATCGTCCAGTTTTTGGAGAAGGATGCAACTCTAACTAAGCCGGTATGTCAAATAATTTACACCagattatattatatttttaaagggcatatctcactccagttaACACTATGTTTTATAAACAAGTTATATACCAgattgtgaataataataatcataatatatgcatacatacatacatacacacatcttcaactgcttatccgggatcgagtcacggggaataataataataataaatcctttaatttataaagcacgtcacaataaaagacaaatctcaaagtgctgcacacacatTCAGAGAATGGTGATACCACATGTTGCTTCTGTTTTCTACACAATGAAAAAAGATGCTCATGAATTAATATGGCTGTGTAACTTTTCCATCCCAACAGCTGGTGCTCTATCTGTTGAAGCACTGGCCGAAGACGTGCACATGTAAAGAGCTGCTGTTcatcaaagagctggcaaaaattcTAGAGTGCATCTGTGTCTCTGACTTCAAGTTGGTTCAGGAGCTTCTCTTCAAGCAGCTGGCCCGATGCCTCTCCGGCTCAAATCATGTGGTAACTGATGACAGATCATCAACTTTGCCTTTGGAAAACATAACTGTTCCCTATCAGGGAGCTCTTTcagttttagtgtcagtgtgtgttGTCTTGACTGAGACATCTGTTCTTTTTAGGTGGCAAAGGCAGCGCTGCAGTTCTGCACAAAGGAGCATATCATCAGTTTTATCTGTGTCAATGCAGAGGAGATCCTGCCCATTGTGCTGCCTGCCCTGTACCAGTGTTCAAACAGCCAGCTATATGAGTAAGATACTGGACTGAAGCTGTGCAAATATCCTGACACATTTAATTTTCTCATATTTACTCAaataattttattgattttttaatGGATTCAAACAGTTCTACTCTATGGATTTCTTTACTCCTGTTTGATGCTGAGGTCAACTGACACTCACCTGTCTTTGTTATGGACTGAGTTTTATTTGTGTGGGTTCACAGGTCTGTCAAGCACATCCTGACTGATTATCTGCCACAGCTGCTCATGATGAATCCTGAGCTGTTTGCACACTGCATAGAGCAGATCCTGACTACAAGACGGAAGTATGTGTTCAATATCTATAATTACATCATGCAATTTAGTTAAGTTTTAGGCAGCAGCTCAGTTTTTGTTGCGGTGGTGCAGAACAAAACAGTGACGTCACATTTGACACCTTTTTTCAACAGAGAGCAGCTGAGGTCCAAAGCAAGTGAAAAGATGTGGATGAAGATCGAGGCACTCGCTAAGTCCAAAACACAGGTGAGCAGTGTGTAAAATGACATATAAATACATCTGAATGTAATATCATGTGTGCTGTGTGCATGTTTTTAACCGTGTATTCATAATGTTGCCTCTATGTTGATTTCAGAAGACCACACAAGGATGAAGACCATCCCCGAGGCTGTGAttcatcacatccagcacacagagcacaaaata
The sequence above is drawn from the Thalassophryne amazonica chromosome 4, fThaAma1.1, whole genome shotgun sequence genome and encodes:
- the LOC117509024 gene encoding serine/threonine-protein phosphatase 2A 56 kDa regulatory subunit gamma isoform-like, with product MDLIDSEKVIIQMLQQCYKVYDPESSIIYKERTQTLLSQIQDYIMDNEYVLSECMYPEIVNMCSSHMFRALNRPSNPPAAAFASDDEKPKLDPAWPHIELIYDFFKTFLEAPSFQAEIAKKYIGKEFVTQLLQQFASEDPRERTCLTVVFCSVYLAFEDLQEYMFHGICDIFFRITKQITPPLCEDDRIFFCWVLVPLHKPKTLWLYHQQLVECIVQFLEKDATLTKPLVLYLLKHWPKTCTCKELLFIKELAKILECICVSDFKLVQELLFKQLARCLSGSNHVVAKAALQFCTKEHIISFICVNAEEILPIVLPALYQCSNSQLYE